A stretch of Toxoplasma gondii ME49 chromosome V, whole genome shotgun sequence DNA encodes these proteins:
- a CDS encoding hypothetical protein (encoded by transcript TGME49_212940): MQSSKMVSRRRAVRSAPRSPLSSPLSRGSLSPNRSAGGRTLREVGASAGAAADSDGETEDGDSDGSSEKQVFSSPLSCRKRQSESSFVFCAPSSPRKDAAPPQLFQTPTCRSRASTPPHPPDLGAALPASVKTPSKSQTKSAAGASFVALSSPRLAPLYGTAAQSPALGLGRPGAPGVLEETPVLRRERQVGIEQRTSSVSSFLAQVEDLLLRTAAPSSSSPWWWQVDVAQMLSFFLSLSESGAIQLGDAGPRVHAEAASSASPPASQEACSQLLGVREEGWRDGGDHLSLQGGDSQELLLAESRETVSSPSSPIVTPRRFVAAAVAAVDGACLPAFSPLTHRPAEREAVERDEASGHGAETYRMEFSEAALLLERLAKVWGRKIEHLHALVLHMLQSMHAVGDGKARGSHKSGVSPPQNLRFARHSVLQEVVGSAFLFLPTFPRESEARDGELEEVADNKRSRPPDLVRLPPVLRRRGSRLGEGPQRRVEEEEADARPDAGSDATPGEDRERIAELEEAALTHKYREFKHFRLTSFLLHEASGGLMVDTRDAPLYQSLLRPEKRRKIFLPSPLPSSSSSSSSSSSSSSSSSSSSSSSSSSSSSSSSSSSSSSSSSSSSLSGVSELHADGGRLPSEGLGAFLEFDDDGLCFDVFEDDPAFVVSSSVHTSEASSEAVAPGDFMRASESSDFGAVFESSIFDDASPGDFARSLFWEEDREKQRRRQERGVHLGVSSLAETRSASRPSREDLSPVDRILEARRRQEEAGIGGAAALRRLLHATGPGDWSVCTAPRQAKRRRVEREQFGDSRGGEAVHKEGEKHEREGLSCGLCGEEAGEVETTRRDQSLSREKQSRRQQLMSLREEGDHTERRPVRFGSCVRLPPEFYFSLPSAALASASETATFAFHRLHTRQGMNSLLRGLWSAGELAAAEAVVADEENARRSPAWRNSLHKTRYKKEHRLPFYPDIQLPCSPFTIRLSRHRIAGVSSLFELRVSAEKRKGRENDTLSERAEEGEAGRAEGKRDGEERRAKEDRLGQRNPRKVSFESVSACSAIGAILETPRWKWMEDVVYARLRRRAVLRRRLRQQHRHRTREEEKRRLPSALSPAAEVDAVAALAEAAEERLLQPLEAATWRDLDEADVGDIFDDRADLVRDQRENGITEMVNEDQRGVSLLSAVEKEQLQQQLQAAVSLPLVPATEAAEDHVEGFSVEAVQMKRSDQELLQRVARWTVFLEGELRRSSSLPPFDICAYEEKLLQRVDGLAKNAPVLPALCGPEAACSQGEERPEASCSASPDGKENATTLCLLQSNGGSRTHASESPYPAFSDVARGREKYEVCRLFLVALMLTNKGKLDIRQEGVTDENAEQVEEEEASWELFLQGKLGSNGHGSSSRTRDFSVTLLTNSRET; this comes from the exons ATGCAGTCTTCCAAGATGGTGAGCCGCCGTCGCGCGGTCCGCAGcgctcctcgctctccgttgtcttctcctctgtctcgaggatctctctctccaaaCCGTTCTGCGGGAGGTAGGACTCTTCGCGAAGTCGGCGCAAGTGCAGGTGCAGcagcagacagcgacggTGAGAccgaggacggagacagcgacggcagcagcgagaagcaagttttctcgtctccgctgtcttgCCGCAAACGCCAGTCGGAGTCgagtttcgtcttctgtgcgccttcttctcctagGAAAGACGCTGCACCCCCTCAGCTCTTTCAAACGCCCACGTGTAGAAGCAGGGCCTCCACACCGCCGCACCCGCCTGACCTCGGCGCTGCGCTCCCAGCAAGCGTCAAGACGCCCTCGAAGAGCCAGACAAAGTCTGCCGCTGGGGCATCTTTTGtcgcgctctcttctccccgaCTCGCGCCTCTGTACGGGACCGCTGCACAGTCCCCCGCACTCGGCCTAGGGCGCCCCGGCGCGCCCGGCGTCctggaggagacgcctgTGCTGAGGCGCGAGCGACAGGTAGGGATCGAACAGCGGACGAGCTcggtctcctcgtttctcgcgcAGGTGGAGGACCTCCTTCTCAGAACTGCCgcgccgtcgtcttcctcgccgtggTGGTGGCAGGTCGACGTCGCGCAGATGctgtcgttcttcctctcgctgtccgAGAGCGGCGCCATTCAACTTGGGGACGCTGGCCctcgcgtgcatgcagaggctgCCTCCAGCGCGTCGCCCCCGGCTTCCCAGGAAGCCTGTTCGCAGCTGCTGGGTGTGCGAGAGGAAGGCTGGAGGGACGGAGGCGATcacctgtctctgcaggGCGGAGACTCGCAGGAACTCCTCCTCGCGGAGAGCCGGGAGAcagtctcttcgccttcgtctcctatCGTCACACCTCGACGATTCGTCGCTGCTGCAGTCGCGGCCGTCGACGGGGCTTGTCTGCCCGCCTTCTCCCCGTTGACACACCGCccagccgagagagaagcagtcgagagagacgaggctTCTGGCCATGGTGCGGAGACGTACCGCATGGAGTTTTCTGAGGCGGCGCTGCTGCTGGAGCGTCTGGCGAAAGTGTGGGGGAGGAAAATCgagcatctgcatgcgctcgttCTCCACATGCTTcagtcgatgcatgcagtcgggGACGGGAAGGCGCGCGGCTCACACAAGTCGGGTGTCTCGCCACCCCAGAACCTGCGGTTCGCGAGGCACTCGGTTCTGCAGGAAGTCGTGGGGagcgcgtttctttttctgccgaCTTTCcctcgagagagcgaagcgcgaGACGGCGAGTTGGAGGAAGTCGCAGACAACAAAAGGAGCCGACCACCCGACCTCGTGCGCCTCCCTCCTGTCCTGCGCCGCAGAGGCTCCCGGCTCGGCGAAGGCCCGCAGCGGCGagtcgaggaggaggaggcagacgccCGACCAGACGCCGGAAGTGACGCGACCCCCGGcgaagaccgagagagaatTGCGGAACTCGAGGAAGCAGCCTTGACGCACAAATACCGAGAATTCAAACACTTCCGG ctgaCGTCGTTTCTGCTTCACGAGGCCTCTGGAGGCTTGATGGTAGACACTCGCGACGCGCCTCTCTACCaatctcttcttcgtccagagaaaagacgaaaaatctttcttccctctcctctcccttcatcgtcttcctcttcttcatcttcttcttcttcttcgtcttcctcttcttcttcctcttcgtcttcctcttcttcatcttcgtcttcctcttcttcatcttcgtcttcctcttcgtcttcctcttcttctctgtctggcGTGAGtgagttgcatgcagatggaGGGCGGTTGCCTAGCGAGGGTCTCGGcgcgtttctcgagttcGACGACGACGGTCTGTGCTTCGACGTTTTCGAAGACGATCCTGCCTTTGTCGTCTCCTCAAGTGTTCATACATCCGAGGCGTCTTCTGAGGCGGTTGCCCCGGGAGATTTCATGCGAGCGTCCGAGAGCAGCGACTTCGGGGCAGTGTTCGAGTCCTCGATTTTCGACGACGCTTCCCCGGGGGACTTTGCGCGCTCGCTGTTctgggaagaagacagagagaagcagagacgtcgACAAGAAAGGGGAGTTCATTTGGGGGTCTCCTCGCTAGCCGAAACGCGTTCGGCCTCTCGCCCGTCGCGAGAGGATTTGTCTCCCGTCGACCGCATTTTGGAGGCCAggcgaagacaagaagaagcggggATCGGTGGCGCAGCGGCGCTGCGGCGCCTCCTCCACGCCACGGGACCTGGAGACtggagtgtatgtacagctccgaggcaggcgaagcggcgccgggtggagagagaacagttTGGCGACTCGCGCGGGGGAGAGGCGGTGCacaaggaaggcgagaagcacgagagagaaggtctCTCCTGTGGCTTATGTGGCGAGGAAGCCGGTGAGgtggagacgacgaggagggaCCAGAGTTTGAgtcgcgagaagcagagtcgtcggcagcagctgatgtctctgcgagaagaaggagaccaTACTGAGAGGCGCCCCGTCCGCTTCGGCTCCTGCGTCAG GCTGCCTCCCGAGTTCTACTTTTCCTTGCCGTCGGCGGCCTTGGCTTCTGcgtcggagacagcgacttTCGCCTTCCATAGGCTGCATACGCGACAAGGCATGAACAGTCTGCTGCGAGGACTCTGGAGCGCGGGGGAACTCGCAGCCGCAGAGGCGGTTGTggccgacgaagagaacgcgCGGAGAAGTCCCGCCTGGAGAAACAGCCTACACAAGACCCGCTACAAAAAGG AACACCGCCTGCCGTTCTATCCGGATATTCAGCTGCCCTGCTCTCCCTTCACAATTAGGCTGTCTAGACACCGCATCGCGGGGGTTTCGTCCCTTTTCGAGCTCCGTGTCTCtgccgagaaaagaaaaggaagagaaaacgacactCTTTCAGAAAgggcagaggaaggagaggcaggaagagcagaagggaAGCGCGATGGCGAGGAACGTCGTGCCAAGGAAGATCGACTTGGCCAGCGTAATCCCAGGAAAGTATCTTTCgagtctgtctctgcatgctctgCCATTGGAGCCATCCTTGAAACGCCTCGATGGAAATGGATGGAAGATGTTGTCTACGCGAGGCTCCGGAGACGGGCAGTCCTCAGAAGGAGACTCAGACAACAACACCGACACCGG AcccgagaagaggagaaaaggcgtcTGCCTTCGGCGTTGTCTCCCGCTGCCGAAGTCGACGCTGTGGCGGCTCTTGCAGAGGCAGCCGAGGAGCGGCTTTTGCAGCCTCTGGAAGCTGCGACATGGCGCGACCTGGATGAGGCAGATGTCGGC GACATCTTCGACGACCGCGCAGACTTGGTCAGAgatcagagagaaaacgggatCACAGAAATGGTCAACGAAGATCAACGGggcgtctccctcctcaGCGCTGTCGAGAAGGAGCAGCTGCAACAGCAGCTGCAAGCAGCCGTCAGTTTGCCTCTCGTCCCCGCCACg GAAGCCGCTGAGGATCACGTGGAAGGTTTTTCCGTCGAGGCGGTCCAGATGAAGCGGTCTGACCAGGAACTGCTGCAGAG AGTCGCTCGCTGGACGGTGTTTCTGGAAGGAGAGCTCCGCCGCAGCTCCTCCCTGCCGCCCTTTGACATTTGTGCCTACGAGGAGAAACTTCTGCAGCGCGTAGACGGTCTTGCAAAAAAC gCTCCGGTCCTCCCTGCTTTGTGCGGGCCTGAGGCTGCGTGCTCGCAGGGTGAGGAACGTCCGGAGGCGAGctgttctgcctctccagaTGGAAAGGAGAATGCGACGACACTCTGCCTCTTGCAGAGCAACGGAGGTTCAAGAACGCATGCTTCAGAGTCTCCATATCCCGCCTTCAGTGACGTTGCGCGGGGCCGCGAAAAGTACGAAGTTTGCCGCCTGTTCCTCGTGGCACTCATG tTGACCAACAAAGGAAAACTCGACATTCGCCAAGAGGGTGTCACCGACGAAAATGCAGAAcaagtggaggaagaagaagcgtcgTGGGAGCTCTTCCTTCAGGGGAAGCTAGGCAGCAATGGTCACG GCTCTTCGAGTAGAACACGAGATTTCTCAGTGACTCTACTGACAAACTCAAGGGAGACTTG A